In one Curtobacterium citreum genomic region, the following are encoded:
- a CDS encoding glycosyltransferase family 2 protein — protein sequence MKLFIQIPCLNEEQTLPAVLSTIPESIPGIDEIEVLVIDDGSTDRTVEVARAHGVTHFVRHTSNMGLARSFRDGVDYALLHGADIVVNTDGDNQYPQAQIADLVQPILRSEAEIVIGDRQTRTIEHFSGFKKAMQRFGSWVASRAAGLDLPDAASGFRAYSKYSLIRLNIVTRFSYCMETIVQAGYKRIAIASIPITTNAKTRESRLFSNIWQHMFESGSAIARVYLMYRPMALFASVSAVLAACGLIPFVRYLVLLATDSGGNHLQSLLLGIVLVITAVLSITIGVVADLTRLNRTLAEEQLDLQKLARYGD from the coding sequence GTGAAGCTCTTCATCCAGATCCCGTGCCTCAACGAGGAACAGACGCTCCCCGCCGTCCTCAGCACCATCCCGGAGTCGATCCCCGGCATCGACGAGATCGAGGTGCTGGTCATCGACGACGGGTCGACCGACCGGACCGTCGAGGTCGCGCGCGCCCACGGCGTGACGCACTTCGTCCGGCACACGTCGAACATGGGGCTCGCGCGGTCCTTCCGGGACGGCGTGGACTACGCGCTGCTGCACGGCGCGGACATCGTCGTGAACACCGACGGCGACAACCAGTACCCGCAGGCGCAGATCGCCGACCTGGTCCAGCCGATCCTGCGGTCCGAGGCCGAGATCGTCATCGGCGACCGGCAGACCCGGACGATCGAGCACTTCTCCGGGTTCAAGAAGGCGATGCAGCGCTTCGGTTCCTGGGTGGCGAGCCGCGCCGCCGGGCTCGACCTGCCCGACGCCGCCAGCGGCTTCCGCGCCTACTCGAAGTACTCGCTCATCCGGCTGAACATCGTGACGCGGTTCAGCTACTGCATGGAGACGATCGTGCAGGCCGGGTACAAGCGCATCGCGATCGCGAGCATCCCGATCACGACGAACGCGAAGACGCGCGAGTCGCGCCTGTTCAGCAACATCTGGCAGCACATGTTCGAGTCCGGTTCGGCGATCGCCCGCGTGTACCTGATGTACCGCCCGATGGCGCTGTTCGCGTCGGTGAGCGCGGTCCTCGCCGCCTGCGGGCTCATCCCGTTCGTCCGCTACCTGGTCCTGCTCGCCACCGACTCCGGCGGGAACCACCTGCAGTCGCTGCTGCTCGGGATCGTGCTCGTCATCACCGCGGTCCTGTCGATCACGATCGGCGTGGTCGCGGACCTGACGCGGCTGAACCGCACGCTGGCAGAGGAGCAGCTCGACCTGCAGAAGCTCGCCCGGTATGGCGACTGA
- a CDS encoding glycosyltransferase family 39 protein: MATDLPAQADTTTSAHRRAPEGGAPGGRECLVVVAVTALFGVLLVLWAALLPAFQAPDERAHFDAAVHLAIGDGWPDPGDMHLLRAVDQAGSGAGPSMGDLLRSTGSAEADTVNQMTQHPSTYYVLAGGVLRAVDFTAHRVDVDVVLVRLFSALFVLPLPALAWATVRRVTGSPRAAVVGAFAVLAVPELASIGASVSNDPPVVLFAATTVWLASRVLTGDARTRTAVALAVSLGVAILWKGTALPLIPFVAVVVLVGASRRTGVAARLLRALWVLAIAALIGAWWWLRNLVVFHTLQPSGFESIRPPQPFPAGTGPDPAAFADVSWTTIARTFWGSFGGRAQWILSPVVFETATVLALGAVLVWGFRRAPGLRVAVALAVLPLTVFVFQTANAWGSYRSTTFIGATQGRYYFPALLVFVALSAIAWRRAVGTDRARRRFATVVSAIAVALALYGPFFTFTWIGESGRTRVTSAGLAALAASTPAPVPGLVAAWLVALVLAVTAVLLSRGVPSVPGVPGVPGVPGVPGVPDTEPVGAPAGHAAAGDGGAPAGNDHDHGTTSDPGSVPDRGTTA, encoded by the coding sequence ATGGCGACTGACCTCCCCGCGCAGGCCGACACGACGACGTCGGCGCACCGGCGCGCCCCCGAGGGTGGCGCGCCGGGCGGTCGCGAGTGTCTCGTCGTCGTCGCGGTCACGGCGCTCTTCGGTGTGCTCCTGGTGCTCTGGGCGGCCCTCCTGCCCGCGTTCCAGGCCCCGGACGAGCGCGCGCACTTCGACGCCGCGGTGCACCTCGCGATCGGGGACGGCTGGCCCGACCCGGGCGACATGCACCTGCTCCGGGCGGTGGACCAGGCCGGGTCCGGTGCCGGACCGTCGATGGGCGACCTCCTGCGGTCGACCGGGTCGGCCGAGGCCGACACCGTCAACCAGATGACGCAGCACCCGTCGACGTACTACGTCCTCGCCGGAGGTGTGCTGCGCGCGGTCGACTTCACGGCGCACCGTGTGGACGTCGACGTGGTCCTGGTCCGGCTCTTCAGCGCCCTCTTCGTGCTGCCGCTCCCTGCCCTCGCCTGGGCCACCGTGCGCCGCGTGACGGGCTCACCCCGGGCCGCGGTCGTCGGCGCCTTCGCGGTGCTGGCCGTGCCGGAGCTGGCGTCGATCGGTGCGTCCGTGTCGAACGACCCGCCGGTCGTGCTGTTCGCGGCCACCACGGTGTGGCTCGCGAGCAGGGTGCTCACCGGGGACGCGCGGACCAGGACCGCCGTCGCCCTCGCGGTGTCGCTCGGTGTCGCCATCCTCTGGAAGGGCACGGCGCTCCCGCTGATCCCGTTCGTCGCGGTCGTCGTGCTGGTCGGGGCATCCCGTCGCACGGGGGTCGCGGCCCGGCTGCTCCGCGCGCTCTGGGTGCTCGCGATCGCCGCGCTGATCGGCGCGTGGTGGTGGCTGCGGAACCTCGTGGTCTTCCACACGCTGCAGCCGAGCGGCTTCGAGTCGATCCGACCACCGCAGCCCTTCCCGGCGGGCACGGGTCCTGACCCGGCGGCGTTCGCGGACGTGTCGTGGACGACCATCGCGCGGACGTTCTGGGGCAGCTTCGGCGGCCGCGCGCAGTGGATCCTGTCGCCCGTCGTGTTCGAGACCGCCACGGTGCTCGCGCTCGGCGCGGTCCTGGTCTGGGGCTTCCGTCGCGCTCCCGGGCTCCGTGTGGCGGTCGCGCTGGCGGTGCTGCCACTGACCGTCTTCGTGTTCCAGACCGCGAACGCCTGGGGCAGCTACCGCTCGACGACCTTCATCGGCGCGACACAGGGGCGCTACTACTTCCCCGCGCTGCTCGTCTTCGTCGCCCTGAGCGCGATCGCCTGGCGGCGTGCCGTCGGGACCGACCGGGCACGGCGGCGGTTCGCGACGGTCGTGAGTGCGATCGCCGTGGCCCTGGCGCTCTACGGTCCCTTCTTCACGTTCACCTGGATCGGCGAGAGCGGACGCACCCGGGTCACCTCGGCCGGACTCGCGGCGCTGGCTGCGTCGACACCCGCGCCCGTGCCCGGCCTCGTCGCGGCGTGGCTGGTCGCGCTCGTGCTCGCGGTGACCGCGGTGCTCCTGTCGCGAGGCGTCCCGAGCGTTCCCGGTGTCCCGGGTGTCCCGGGTGTCCCGGGTGTCCCGGGTGTCCCCGACACCGAGCCGGTCGGTGCACCGGCCGGACACGCAGCCGCCGGCGACGGCGGTGCGCCCGCCGGCAACGACCACGACCACGGGACGACGTCCGATCCGGGCAGCGTCCCCGACCGAGGAACCACCGCATGA
- the rfbB gene encoding dTDP-glucose 4,6-dehydratase, which yields MKILVTGGAGFIGSNFVRRTLQDAYPGLEGADVVVYDALTYSGNLENLAPVADSPRYSFVQGDITDAAKLDEVIPGIDAIVHFAAESHVDRSVRDSGVFVETNVVGTQRLLDAALRHGTERFVHVSTDEVYGSISEGSWAEDRPLEPNSPYSASKAGSDLLARSYHRTHGMNVSITRCSNNYGPYHFPEKVIPLFVTNLIDDKHVPLYGEGNNIRDWLHVDDHTRGIAMVLVGGRAGEVYNIGGGTELTNKELTGMLLEATGKDWSYVDRVQDRLGHDLRYSVDISKIQAELGYEPQVPFEQGLADVVQWYRDNRAWWEPLKERAALA from the coding sequence GTGAAGATCCTCGTCACCGGAGGGGCCGGCTTCATCGGCTCGAACTTCGTCCGCCGTACGCTGCAGGACGCCTACCCCGGCCTGGAAGGCGCCGACGTCGTCGTCTACGACGCACTCACCTACTCGGGGAACCTCGAGAACCTCGCCCCCGTCGCGGACTCGCCCCGCTACTCCTTCGTGCAGGGTGACATCACCGACGCCGCGAAGCTCGACGAGGTGATCCCGGGCATCGACGCGATCGTGCACTTCGCCGCCGAGTCGCACGTCGACCGCTCGGTCCGCGACTCCGGCGTCTTCGTCGAGACCAACGTCGTCGGGACCCAGCGTCTGCTCGACGCCGCGCTCCGTCACGGCACCGAGCGCTTCGTGCACGTCTCCACGGACGAGGTCTACGGTTCCATCAGCGAGGGCTCGTGGGCCGAGGACCGCCCGCTCGAGCCGAACTCGCCGTACTCGGCGTCCAAGGCCGGCAGCGACCTGCTCGCCCGCAGCTACCACCGCACGCACGGCATGAACGTGTCGATCACGCGGTGCTCGAACAACTACGGGCCGTACCACTTCCCCGAGAAGGTCATCCCGCTGTTCGTCACGAACCTGATCGACGACAAGCACGTCCCGCTGTACGGCGAGGGCAACAACATCCGCGACTGGCTGCACGTCGACGACCACACCCGCGGCATCGCGATGGTGCTCGTCGGGGGCCGCGCGGGCGAGGTCTACAACATCGGCGGCGGCACCGAGCTCACGAACAAGGAGCTCACCGGCATGCTGCTCGAGGCCACCGGCAAGGACTGGTCGTACGTCGACCGCGTCCAGGACCGCCTCGGCCACGACCTCCGCTACTCCGTCGACATCTCGAAGATCCAGGCCGAGCTCGGTTACGAGCCGCAGGTGCCGTTCGAGCAGGGCCTCGCCGACGTCGTGCAGTGGTACCGCGACAACCGCGCGTGGTGGGAGCCCCTCAAGGAGCGCGCAGCCCTCGCATGA
- the rfbD gene encoding dTDP-4-dehydrorhamnose reductase encodes MTRYLITGAAGMLGQDLQQALSGRDVTALSRADLDITDEQAVAAAVAGHDVVVNAAAYTKVDDAESHEDDAYAVNARGPEVLATATVAAGAKLVQVSTDYVFDGNGTSPYAEDEPTDPIGAYGRTKAAGEDAVRRIAPDSSYIVRTAWLYGAGGPNFAKTMIRLAGSHETVSVVTDQVGQPTWTADLARQIVAMLDADAPAGTYHGTNGGQGSWLDFTKAIYAEVGLDPERVLPTDSSAFVRPAPRPAYSVLGHDGWARAGIAPMRDWRDALHAAAAAGVLTA; translated from the coding sequence ATGACCCGCTACCTGATCACCGGCGCCGCCGGCATGCTCGGACAGGACCTGCAGCAGGCCCTGTCCGGACGTGACGTCACCGCGCTCTCCCGCGCCGACCTCGACATCACGGACGAGCAGGCGGTCGCCGCGGCCGTCGCCGGTCACGACGTCGTCGTCAACGCCGCCGCCTACACGAAGGTGGACGACGCCGAGTCGCACGAGGACGACGCGTACGCGGTCAACGCACGCGGACCCGAGGTCCTCGCCACGGCCACCGTCGCCGCCGGCGCGAAGCTCGTGCAGGTGTCGACCGACTACGTGTTCGACGGCAACGGTACGTCCCCCTACGCCGAGGACGAGCCGACCGACCCGATCGGCGCCTACGGTCGCACGAAGGCGGCCGGCGAGGACGCGGTCCGACGGATCGCACCGGACTCGTCGTACATCGTGCGCACCGCGTGGCTGTACGGCGCGGGCGGCCCGAACTTCGCGAAGACGATGATCCGGCTCGCCGGGTCGCACGAAACGGTCAGCGTCGTCACGGACCAGGTCGGCCAGCCGACGTGGACCGCGGACCTGGCCCGCCAGATCGTCGCGATGCTCGACGCCGACGCGCCGGCCGGCACCTACCACGGGACGAACGGCGGTCAGGGGTCCTGGCTCGACTTCACGAAGGCGATCTACGCCGAGGTCGGCCTCGACCCGGAGCGGGTCCTGCCGACCGACAGCTCGGCCTTCGTCCGCCCGGCACCGCGCCCCGCCTACAGCGTCCTCGGACACGACGGATGGGCACGTGCCGGCATCGCGCCGATGCGCGACTGGCGCGACGCGCTCCACGCCGCGGCCGCTGCGGGCGTGCTCACCGCCTGA